One window from the genome of Leptospira broomii serovar Hurstbridge str. 5399 encodes:
- a CDS encoding ABC transporter ATP-binding protein — MNLNNIILSVSNLSLDLRTEIGYVPLLQNLSFQLEKGKVLALVGESGCGKSICSLALTKLLPLDLFRVAGGEILFESQNLLTLPSKKLEKIRGKDIAYVFQEPFSSLDPLQKIKDQMTEGYIIHSVGSRKEAEQKAEYLLSSVGITDIKMRMESYPHQLSGGILQRVSIAMALMCDPKLLIADEPTSALDVTVQAQLVELLLKLKGEFGLSVLFISHDFGLVSHIADKICVLYAGNVSEIGETDSIIEFPSHPYTQDLLNSLPSRFITTGAFKTIEGRVPSPGSYPPGCHYQNRCRSAFQRCRESKPELYPTNHPEHLSSCFLVSDRGGTI, encoded by the coding sequence ATGAACTTGAACAATATCATTCTATCCGTTTCTAATCTAAGTTTGGATCTTAGAACCGAAATCGGCTACGTTCCTCTATTGCAAAATCTTTCCTTCCAATTGGAAAAGGGAAAAGTTCTAGCGCTTGTCGGAGAATCCGGCTGCGGAAAATCGATTTGCTCTCTGGCGCTGACGAAACTTCTTCCCTTAGATCTATTTCGAGTCGCCGGAGGAGAGATATTGTTTGAAAGCCAAAATTTATTAACTCTTCCTTCTAAGAAGCTCGAAAAAATCCGAGGTAAGGACATCGCGTATGTGTTCCAAGAACCCTTCTCTTCTTTGGATCCGTTGCAGAAGATAAAAGACCAAATGACCGAGGGTTATATAATTCACTCCGTCGGCTCCAGAAAGGAGGCGGAGCAAAAAGCCGAGTATTTACTTTCTTCTGTCGGAATCACGGATATTAAGATGAGAATGGAATCTTATCCCCATCAGCTTAGCGGCGGAATTTTACAAAGGGTAAGTATTGCGATGGCATTGATGTGCGATCCTAAGCTGCTCATCGCGGACGAGCCTACGTCCGCACTCGACGTCACTGTGCAGGCGCAGCTTGTGGAATTATTACTAAAATTAAAGGGAGAGTTCGGCCTTTCAGTCCTATTCATATCTCACGATTTTGGATTGGTAAGTCATATCGCGGACAAGATTTGCGTATTATATGCGGGTAACGTCTCCGAAATCGGCGAAACCGATTCGATTATTGAATTTCCCTCTCATCCTTATACTCAGGATTTATTAAACTCCCTCCCGTCTCGATTTATTACGACAGGCGCTTTTAAAACGATCGAAGGTAGAGTTCCTTCGCCCGGTTCCTATCCTCCAGGGTGTCATTATCAAAACCGCTGCCGCTCGGCCTTTCAGCGGTGCCGTGAATCAAAGCCCGAGCTTTATCCGACAAATCATCCCGAGCATCTATCTTCCTGTTTTCTCGTTTCCGATAGAGGGGGAACGATATGA
- a CDS encoding LTA synthase family protein, producing MKRLPSNLKLIGGYALFFGIILIIYKAAFLWIYSYRLQGVAFKEILFALFVGLRFDFSVIGILLGAFAVLSAIPYFNRYKYYVFFWGYTPILMSVWMISHLIADIIYFENANKHIGYEGFVFIGKDLGVILKSAFEESPIFIASALVLFSIFLPLSTYYFLKYNPYRYEPGNWKKESIQFGILLIISIVAIRGGIQETPLRASNAIVSSHAFVNNIALNGIFTSIMDLKSQSIPNYLALEMEQAVTVVQTEISYPGAQFVSKKFPLLRKQNQTNFGTPPNIVLILLENWTGKFINPISDGKIAGRELTPHFNRLLREGRFYTRFFASGGRTTNGMLSVLTGISDRPGLTVVRTHQVLGNFSGIGNIFKKLGYETFFVTGGDLSFDNKATLIPHWGFDTVIGEKEIARMNRFQLGAWGYDDADVLQILHEKISASKKPFLGVSLTLSTHYPYRAPEGRFRIFDSSVQDFEYLNVYHYADWAIQDFISRAKKSGYFKNTIFIFVADHTHHRYLDYYEDRNIPFLIYAPGRIQPGIDERYASQLDVIPTILGLVGKEVYFSAMGRDLLSPKHSTSAYFAYGNLFGWIESDLFYTHFVDGNRNLKYTVNSPRVFSSICDSKPEICDSHFLKGRAFLNLGHELLNQNLIFPSEEQLKQRAF from the coding sequence ATGAAACGTTTACCTTCGAATCTTAAATTAATAGGTGGTTACGCTCTTTTTTTTGGCATAATTCTGATCATTTACAAAGCTGCATTTTTATGGATTTATTCTTATCGACTGCAGGGCGTAGCATTCAAGGAGATTCTCTTTGCTTTATTTGTCGGTTTGCGATTTGATTTTTCGGTAATCGGAATTCTCTTAGGAGCCTTTGCGGTGTTATCCGCAATTCCTTATTTTAATCGTTACAAATACTATGTCTTTTTTTGGGGATACACTCCGATTCTAATGAGCGTTTGGATGATTTCGCATTTAATAGCCGATATCATTTATTTCGAGAATGCCAACAAACATATCGGCTACGAAGGGTTTGTATTTATCGGAAAAGACCTCGGAGTCATTCTTAAATCGGCTTTCGAAGAAAGCCCGATATTCATCGCCTCCGCCTTGGTTTTATTTTCAATTTTTCTGCCGTTATCGACTTATTACTTTTTGAAATATAATCCCTACCGATATGAACCGGGAAATTGGAAGAAGGAATCGATCCAGTTCGGTATTCTATTAATCATTTCGATTGTAGCCATTCGAGGCGGAATTCAAGAAACTCCTCTGAGAGCTAGCAACGCGATTGTTTCCAGCCATGCTTTTGTTAATAATATTGCGTTGAACGGTATTTTTACTTCCATAATGGATTTAAAAAGCCAATCCATTCCGAATTATCTGGCTTTAGAAATGGAACAGGCGGTGACCGTCGTTCAGACCGAAATCAGCTATCCTGGAGCACAATTCGTCAGTAAAAAATTCCCGCTTTTGAGAAAGCAAAACCAAACGAATTTCGGGACGCCGCCCAATATAGTATTGATACTCTTAGAGAATTGGACGGGAAAATTCATCAACCCGATCTCCGACGGTAAAATCGCAGGAAGGGAGCTCACCCCTCATTTTAATCGACTTTTAAGGGAAGGTAGATTCTACACTCGTTTCTTTGCCTCGGGCGGTAGAACCACGAACGGAATGCTATCCGTACTGACCGGTATATCCGACAGGCCGGGGCTCACAGTCGTACGAACTCACCAAGTATTGGGTAATTTTTCGGGAATCGGAAATATCTTTAAAAAACTCGGTTACGAAACGTTCTTTGTTACCGGCGGCGATTTAAGTTTTGATAATAAAGCGACATTAATACCTCATTGGGGGTTCGATACAGTCATCGGTGAAAAAGAAATAGCCCGAATGAATCGTTTTCAATTGGGAGCATGGGGATACGACGATGCGGACGTATTGCAAATACTGCATGAAAAAATTTCCGCGTCTAAAAAACCCTTCTTAGGGGTTTCTCTCACTCTTTCAACGCATTATCCGTATCGAGCTCCTGAAGGAAGATTTCGAATTTTCGACTCTTCCGTCCAAGATTTCGAATATCTAAACGTTTATCACTATGCCGATTGGGCAATTCAGGACTTTATTTCTCGGGCGAAAAAATCCGGGTACTTTAAGAATACGATTTTCATTTTCGTGGCGGACCATACGCATCATAGATATTTGGATTATTACGAAGATCGTAATATTCCTTTTTTGATCTATGCTCCGGGTAGGATTCAACCTGGCATCGATGAGCGATATGCTTCTCAATTGGATGTTATACCGACTATTTTAGGCTTAGTGGGAAAGGAAGTATACTTCTCCGCCATGGGAAGAGATTTGCTTTCTCCTAAGCATTCTACTTCGGCGTACTTCGCTTACGGTAATTTGTTCGGTTGGATAGAAAGCGATCTTTTCTATACACATTTTGTCGATGGAAATAGAAATCTAAAATATACCGTGAATTCGCCTCGTGTTTTTTCATCTATTTGCGATTCCAAACCTGAAATCTGCGATTCTCACTTTTTAAAGGGAAGAGCTTTCTTGAATTTGGGACACGAACTACTAAATCAAAATTTAATATTTCCGTCCGAAGAACAGCTCAAGCAACGAGCCTTTTAA
- a CDS encoding ABC transporter permease subunit encodes MGNYFLKRLFLILPTLLGITFLVFILSHLAPGGPLETEIAKIRGYASLQGAQANQISQEEIEILRKRLHLDKPIPIAYLFWLKDIISLDLGDSRLHSRPVSELISEKIPVSLTFGLSGFFLSYLICIPLGIAKALRSGEAFDAATSILILLAYSIPVFALAMLLLYVFASGEVFSWFPLGHEVSDEYESLGFFDRIQDRLEHMFLPVLCYVSGSFAVLTLLMKNSLLDQISKEYVRTAIAKGMSFKDAVFRHAFRNSLIPIATGFGSNISLVLAGSLIIELVFNIDGMGLLSFQAVTERDTDLMMGLLLIQSLLALFGNILSDICYIWIDPRINFEA; translated from the coding sequence ATGGGAAATTATTTTCTAAAAAGATTGTTTTTGATTCTTCCGACTTTGTTAGGGATTACCTTTCTCGTCTTTATTCTTTCTCATCTCGCGCCCGGCGGGCCTCTTGAAACGGAAATCGCTAAAATTAGAGGCTACGCTAGCTTGCAAGGCGCACAAGCGAACCAGATTAGTCAGGAAGAAATCGAGATTCTAAGAAAGCGTCTTCACCTAGATAAACCGATTCCTATCGCATATCTTTTCTGGTTAAAAGATATTATCAGCCTCGACCTAGGAGATTCGCGTCTACACTCAAGGCCCGTTTCAGAACTTATTTCCGAAAAAATTCCGGTGTCTTTAACGTTCGGACTTTCAGGTTTTTTTCTATCCTACCTGATTTGCATTCCGTTAGGAATCGCAAAAGCACTTCGTAGCGGAGAGGCATTCGATGCAGCGACAAGCATCTTGATTTTATTGGCATATTCGATTCCGGTTTTTGCGCTAGCCATGCTTTTACTTTATGTGTTTGCTTCGGGCGAAGTTTTTTCCTGGTTTCCATTAGGTCACGAAGTTTCGGACGAATACGAATCTCTAGGATTTTTTGATCGAATTCAAGATCGATTGGAACACATGTTTCTTCCCGTTCTTTGTTATGTTTCCGGCTCATTCGCAGTTCTAACTTTATTAATGAAAAATTCTCTACTGGATCAAATATCGAAAGAGTACGTACGGACCGCGATCGCTAAAGGCATGTCCTTTAAGGACGCGGTCTTTAGACATGCCTTTCGAAATAGTTTGATTCCGATCGCTACCGGTTTCGGCTCGAATATCAGTTTAGTCTTGGCCGGATCTTTAATTATAGAGTTAGTATTTAATATAGACGGGATGGGACTTTTGAGTTTTCAGGCCGTCACCGAAAGAGACACCGACTTAATGATGGGGTTGTTATTAATCCAAAGTTTACTCGCCTTATTCGGTAATATTCTTTCCGACATTTGTTATATTTGGATCGATCCAAGGATCAATTTCGAAGCATGA
- a CDS encoding AsmA family protein → MRSWDVVSDYLEKKKIRILFCISLIVILFLVLVYFPFLQRKEFYKEFLLNQISQATGLNIEVADSDLIILPFPGIELNHVSIKKNNVLLAVSNRIDLDISWFGLLRGVIELRDISVEGGSLFLERRKDGSFDLLEYLKEGDRNLDQRSSVKLIPENLTTNLGLSAKNFVGIGLKNIEINNFTLEYKEDSHNREYRVYFYRSRSSVSFYGTELQFLFKGKIDEQPIDLQITAALEKSTTDWDKLQFKVVLNLEELSLSLLRDLFFIFPSADLSKTTITGRIEASKDENSSIRFKVRSLVKDLAYKGGAPFGKIKADVDFDLDPFGRKISLSFVDALWEGVAKVTGTGSVNWKNRTVGQFDIHSDYADYHNLIKLCKLFQVRDDLFDPKSPPGIFYFNAELNNLFAFKHRFLSVKGEAKYVYPMIAVPSFHAFIYNGEIVGKAKIFPFVPKIEVEGEAFRLQSDRILLPYLSERIISGELYSRFFLETSIRDRSRDTVTELFANMVGSGNLEIRNGELIGYANFMIPVLNTLGKIISFKGVDGRKFQFSDLKSDLRVRNNRLFFPNLSIEGSGMEVDGNGNLGFDKRIDMILYLRLGGKLVGQAAKIPILYKGIFGKGIPYIDPIWLGSVYAGSILLGPYLLPLGGPYGGGVAGSVIGEYVRDLWDGVNGLFGGSDDDTSKKPKGK, encoded by the coding sequence ATGCGCTCCTGGGATGTCGTTTCCGATTATCTTGAAAAGAAAAAAATAAGGATTCTTTTCTGTATCTCGCTTATAGTAATTTTATTTTTAGTTCTAGTTTACTTTCCTTTTTTGCAGAGAAAAGAGTTTTATAAGGAATTTTTATTAAATCAAATCAGCCAAGCCACAGGATTGAATATCGAAGTCGCGGATTCTGATTTAATAATTTTACCCTTTCCTGGTATAGAACTAAATCATGTTTCCATAAAAAAGAATAATGTTCTTTTAGCCGTAAGTAATCGAATCGATTTGGATATTTCCTGGTTCGGCTTACTTCGCGGGGTGATAGAATTAAGAGACATTTCTGTAGAAGGCGGTTCCCTTTTTTTAGAAAGGCGAAAAGATGGTTCTTTCGACTTACTAGAGTATCTGAAAGAGGGCGATCGAAATCTGGATCAACGATCCAGCGTAAAACTTATTCCCGAAAATTTGACGACAAACTTAGGCCTATCTGCGAAAAATTTCGTCGGGATCGGATTAAAGAACATTGAAATAAATAATTTTACGTTAGAATACAAAGAAGATTCTCATAATCGCGAATACAGAGTATATTTTTATAGATCGAGAAGTTCCGTTTCCTTTTATGGAACCGAGTTGCAGTTTTTATTTAAAGGAAAGATAGATGAACAACCGATCGATTTACAAATAACCGCCGCACTCGAGAAATCGACGACTGACTGGGACAAACTTCAATTCAAAGTAGTTTTAAATCTAGAAGAACTTTCCCTTTCCTTACTCAGAGATTTATTCTTCATTTTTCCTTCGGCGGATTTGTCAAAAACTACGATCACGGGAAGAATCGAAGCTTCTAAAGACGAAAATTCCTCGATCCGTTTTAAGGTTCGATCCTTGGTTAAGGATCTTGCTTACAAAGGCGGCGCCCCTTTCGGAAAAATCAAAGCGGACGTAGATTTCGATCTAGATCCTTTTGGACGCAAAATTTCCTTATCTTTCGTGGATGCATTATGGGAAGGGGTGGCAAAAGTCACCGGAACAGGTAGCGTAAATTGGAAAAATCGAACGGTCGGTCAATTCGATATTCATAGCGATTATGCAGACTATCATAATCTTATAAAGCTTTGTAAATTATTTCAAGTTCGAGACGATCTATTCGATCCTAAATCCCCTCCCGGAATTTTTTATTTCAACGCCGAATTGAACAATCTCTTCGCGTTCAAGCATAGATTTTTATCCGTAAAAGGGGAAGCTAAATACGTTTACCCCATGATTGCCGTCCCAAGCTTTCACGCATTTATATACAATGGTGAAATTGTAGGGAAGGCAAAGATCTTTCCATTTGTGCCTAAGATTGAAGTAGAAGGCGAAGCGTTTCGACTCCAATCGGATAGGATCTTATTACCTTACCTTTCCGAGAGAATTATTAGCGGTGAACTTTACAGCAGATTTTTTCTCGAAACATCGATCCGCGATCGATCTAGAGACACTGTAACCGAACTTTTTGCTAATATGGTCGGGTCCGGGAATTTAGAAATCAGAAACGGCGAATTGATAGGATACGCAAATTTCATGATCCCCGTACTTAATACTCTTGGAAAAATCATCAGCTTTAAGGGCGTCGACGGAAGAAAATTCCAGTTTTCCGATTTGAAGTCCGATTTAAGAGTCAGAAATAATCGACTTTTCTTCCCCAACTTGTCTATCGAAGGAAGCGGAATGGAAGTTGATGGAAACGGAAATTTGGGTTTTGATAAACGAATCGATATGATCCTTTATCTTCGCTTAGGCGGTAAGCTAGTGGGTCAGGCGGCGAAAATACCGATTCTCTACAAAGGAATTTTCGGAAAAGGGATTCCTTATATAGACCCTATTTGGCTGGGTTCAGTCTATGCAGGTTCTATCTTACTTGGTCCCTATCTTCTACCTTTGGGCGGTCCATATGGCGGAGGCGTTGCGGGCTCCGTAATCGGAGAATACGTTCGCGATTTGTGGGACGGAGTTAACGGTTTATTTGGCGGTTCCGACGACGATACTTCGAAAAAGCCGAAAGGCAAATAG
- a CDS encoding ABC transporter permease subunit yields MSPLLQRRFKKFKSNPRAWISLWILLLSYGLSLFAPLLANNQPWIVSYSGKIYFPIFEFYTDQTFGGSNLTAPNYKKLAKSEAFEHNNNWVLFPPVPYGYNEDNLENLEVDDAPPSSPGKKHWLGTDDRGRDVFTRIFYAYRNSMSFGLVLVVMELLLGTVIGGIQGYFGKRTDIILQRIIEILSAIPFLYLILIMGSFFGRGFLVLLITYAALSWIGISAYMRGEFYKLKTQTYVDAARALGASPWKIMKNHILPNAITPLVTFLPFTLIGAVGILSALDFLGYGIPAPNPSWGEMIGQGRENLRAWWLITFPSLALALTILLTSFVGEGLRDSFDAKERTSYE; encoded by the coding sequence ATGAGTCCCCTTTTACAAAGACGATTTAAGAAATTCAAATCCAATCCAAGGGCTTGGATTTCTCTGTGGATTCTTTTACTCTCCTATGGGCTTTCTTTATTCGCTCCCTTATTAGCGAATAATCAACCTTGGATCGTATCATATTCGGGAAAAATTTATTTTCCGATTTTCGAATTTTATACCGACCAGACATTCGGGGGAAGTAATTTAACCGCCCCTAATTATAAGAAGCTGGCGAAAAGCGAAGCTTTCGAACATAACAATAACTGGGTTTTGTTTCCGCCTGTTCCGTACGGCTATAACGAAGATAATCTCGAAAATTTGGAAGTTGACGACGCGCCCCCTTCCTCGCCGGGAAAAAAACATTGGTTAGGAACCGACGATCGAGGCCGAGACGTCTTTACAAGAATTTTCTATGCCTATAGAAACTCGATGAGCTTCGGGTTAGTGCTCGTAGTAATGGAACTACTTTTAGGGACAGTAATCGGCGGGATCCAAGGATATTTCGGAAAGAGAACCGATATCATTCTTCAAAGAATCATAGAAATCTTATCCGCAATTCCATTCCTTTATTTAATCTTAATCATGGGATCCTTTTTTGGACGAGGGTTTTTAGTATTATTGATTACCTACGCCGCATTGAGTTGGATCGGAATCAGCGCTTATATGCGAGGTGAATTTTACAAACTCAAAACGCAGACGTACGTCGACGCTGCGCGTGCCTTAGGAGCAAGTCCTTGGAAAATTATGAAAAACCATATTCTTCCGAACGCAATTACCCCTCTTGTCACCTTTTTACCTTTTACACTGATAGGAGCGGTCGGCATCTTAAGCGCCTTAGACTTCCTTGGATACGGAATTCCCGCGCCGAATCCTTCCTGGGGAGAAATGATCGGACAAGGTAGGGAGAACCTACGCGCCTGGTGGCTAATTACGTTTCCGTCACTTGCACTGGCTTTAACGATTTTACTCACATCGTTCGTCGGTGAAGGTCTTAGAGACTCCTTCGATGCCAAGGAAAGGACGTCATACGAATGA
- a CDS encoding MutS-related protein gives MSISTRMFSVERRISRISLLLLREEKKLRLLSSLRLLAFGAFLIWIFAAYIIRVSSEIYYLPSLFFLWAFYRLLAVYQARRDKSKRLEVWRGLVERQKARLSLNADGYPKLKREIYREISMERDLPSWTKDLDFLGEKGIFARIDTTSTLAGYSKFLGYFLDPDLTSAVRERQGSVSALSGRSAVLQKILRHFGLYEASIPTEKEIKEEALPSYIPSILRYDKNRQVPEEVSPPAGLFKEEPKEFWKRALAYQGRWIRFIFPFWIAFVWVAVLVGLFLGKTWGFGFFLLNLGLFGIYRNISLELISPLAQQAETLPELGKLLRYVLRSKVVGTSGKELLKNWTDAEFIRCWKELRKIADRASYSQAPLPHSVLNFLFLFDLWFWKRYDKWWEEWGKKIIPAFEELCELDSLLPLANLRWIEPTFTFPTILKESDGKKIEAKDLVHPLIHAEKRIPNNLEPVAPGDLLLLTGSNMSGKTTYLRSVGICGILSMAGGPVPASYFSTPLLKVHSSIRNEDSVDEGISFFYAEVRRLAKILTEVSDSKSEHLVLLDEILKGTNSRERTLACKGILKSLKSSRVFGIVTTHDLELASLDGLVLRHFREEIKDGKMSFDYRIRPGIVQSSNALEVLKLEGLDLDFN, from the coding sequence ATGAGTATTTCAACTCGGATGTTTTCCGTCGAACGGAGAATTTCCCGTATATCTCTCCTTCTCCTACGCGAGGAAAAAAAATTACGTCTGCTATCTTCATTAAGGCTTCTCGCGTTCGGTGCCTTTCTTATCTGGATTTTCGCCGCTTACATAATTCGGGTTTCTTCCGAAATTTACTATCTGCCATCCCTGTTTTTTCTTTGGGCTTTTTATCGCCTTCTTGCAGTTTATCAAGCGCGAAGGGATAAATCGAAGCGTCTGGAGGTTTGGCGCGGGCTTGTCGAACGTCAAAAAGCAAGATTGTCTTTGAACGCAGACGGTTATCCGAAATTGAAACGGGAGATCTACCGGGAAATTTCGATGGAACGGGATCTACCTTCTTGGACCAAAGATTTGGACTTTCTTGGTGAGAAAGGTATTTTTGCCAGGATTGATACGACCTCCACCCTTGCCGGGTACTCCAAATTTCTCGGATACTTTTTAGATCCCGATCTAACGTCAGCTGTTCGCGAAAGGCAAGGCAGCGTTTCCGCTCTCTCGGGACGATCTGCAGTATTGCAGAAGATTTTGCGTCACTTCGGATTGTACGAAGCATCTATCCCGACCGAAAAGGAAATTAAAGAAGAAGCTCTTCCGTCCTATATTCCTTCGATTTTACGTTACGATAAAAATAGACAAGTTCCGGAAGAGGTTTCCCCTCCCGCCGGATTATTCAAGGAAGAACCGAAGGAATTTTGGAAACGAGCCCTAGCATATCAAGGAAGATGGATTCGTTTCATTTTTCCTTTTTGGATCGCGTTCGTATGGGTTGCCGTTCTTGTAGGTCTTTTTTTAGGGAAAACCTGGGGCTTCGGTTTTTTCTTATTAAACTTGGGGCTTTTTGGAATTTATAGAAATATATCCTTAGAGTTGATCTCACCTTTGGCTCAGCAGGCGGAAACGTTACCCGAACTAGGGAAATTATTAAGATACGTTTTAAGATCGAAAGTAGTCGGAACTTCCGGTAAGGAATTACTGAAGAATTGGACAGATGCAGAATTTATTCGATGCTGGAAAGAACTTCGGAAAATCGCGGATAGAGCTTCATACTCGCAAGCGCCATTACCGCATAGTGTCTTAAATTTCCTTTTTCTATTCGATTTATGGTTTTGGAAACGATATGACAAATGGTGGGAAGAGTGGGGGAAAAAAATTATCCCCGCTTTCGAAGAACTTTGCGAACTAGATTCTTTACTGCCGCTCGCTAACTTGCGATGGATCGAACCTACTTTTACCTTTCCGACTATATTAAAAGAATCAGATGGGAAAAAAATAGAGGCAAAGGATTTGGTACATCCGCTGATTCACGCAGAAAAGAGAATTCCAAATAATTTAGAACCTGTCGCACCGGGAGATTTGCTCCTTTTAACGGGCTCTAATATGTCCGGAAAAACGACCTACTTACGTTCGGTTGGCATTTGCGGAATTTTATCTATGGCCGGCGGGCCGGTTCCGGCTTCCTACTTTTCTACCCCTCTTTTAAAAGTTCACTCGAGTATTCGAAATGAGGATTCGGTAGATGAAGGCATTTCTTTCTTTTACGCCGAAGTGAGAAGATTGGCAAAAATTCTAACCGAAGTTTCGGATTCAAAATCGGAGCATTTGGTTCTTTTGGATGAAATCCTAAAGGGAACCAATTCTCGAGAAAGAACTCTAGCCTGCAAAGGGATTCTTAAAAGTCTAAAAAGCTCCCGAGTATTCGGTATCGTAACGACGCATGACCTCGAGCTAGCTAGCTTAGACGGACTTGTGCTACGCCATTTCCGAGAGGAAATTAAAGACGGCAAGATGAGTTTCGATTATCGAATTCGCCCCGGCATCGTTCAATCTAGTAATGCCTTGGAAGTTTTAAAATTAGAAGGGCTGGATTTAGATTTCAACTAA
- a CDS encoding ABC transporter ATP-binding protein, producing the protein MNSLLEISDLTVGFGKETFFGRKKAKLLAVENVSLSLLDGETLGLVGESGCGKSTLGRAILKLLKPDGGGISYKGKDILTLSDKEFLPFRKKIQIVFQDPYSSLNPRMNIKEILTEGLLLHEKRSDESIEESARTILENVGLPTDILYRYPHEFSGGQRQRIAIARALVLKPEFIVLDEAVSALDVSTQAQVLLLLQELKKDFGLSYLFISHDLGIVRAISDRIAVMYLGRIVETGPTNKVFDIPSHPYTKALFGSIFDIENRKTKKIPLKGEVPSILNKPKGCHFHTRCPIAQPVCGEQTPEWKTLTQDHKTLCHFPLEK; encoded by the coding sequence ATGAATTCTTTATTAGAAATAAGCGATTTAACGGTAGGTTTCGGAAAGGAGACCTTTTTTGGAAGAAAGAAGGCCAAATTACTTGCGGTCGAGAACGTCAGTCTCTCTCTCCTGGACGGAGAAACTCTAGGATTAGTGGGAGAGTCCGGTTGCGGAAAATCTACTCTCGGTCGAGCGATACTTAAATTATTAAAACCTGACGGAGGGGGAATTTCCTATAAGGGCAAAGACATTCTTACCCTGTCTGACAAGGAATTCCTGCCCTTTCGAAAAAAGATTCAGATCGTATTTCAAGACCCTTATTCCTCCCTCAATCCAAGAATGAACATTAAGGAAATATTAACCGAAGGATTGCTTCTTCATGAAAAAAGAAGCGATGAATCGATCGAAGAGTCGGCTCGGACAATTTTGGAGAATGTTGGTCTCCCTACTGATATTTTATATCGATATCCGCACGAATTTTCCGGCGGGCAAAGACAGAGAATTGCCATCGCGCGGGCACTCGTTTTAAAACCGGAGTTCATTGTTTTAGATGAAGCAGTTTCTGCGCTGGATGTTTCCACCCAGGCCCAAGTCTTGCTGCTTCTCCAAGAGCTAAAAAAGGATTTTGGATTATCCTACCTATTTATCTCACACGATCTCGGAATCGTTCGGGCAATATCGGATCGAATTGCAGTCATGTATTTGGGCCGAATTGTAGAAACAGGGCCGACAAATAAGGTTTTCGATATCCCATCGCACCCTTATACAAAGGCGCTGTTCGGATCAATCTTCGACATCGAAAATAGGAAGACAAAGAAAATCCCTCTCAAAGGCGAAGTCCCGAGCATTTTGAATAAACCGAAAGGTTGTCATTTTCATACTAGGTGCCCTATTGCCCAGCCGGTTTGCGGCGAACAAACTCCCGAGTGGAAAACGCTTACGCAGGATCATAAAACTCTATGTCATTTTCCGTTGGAGAAATGA